Proteins found in one Planococcus citri chromosome 2, ihPlaCitr1.1, whole genome shotgun sequence genomic segment:
- the LOC135837198 gene encoding sialin-like isoform X2 translates to MGTVTSLTAYGALLACTSGFVISKLGASLSCALCMMMCGITTLLYTITLHYNFYSFVACRLITGIFVGLHIPIHLEIFSRWVPQCERVSLMAFIYNGLSVGVMVVHPFCGLIAFKWGWPMIFYTTGSISIIMAFLLLTLLKNSPSEDKSISKKELVYILNGLEIKNSTKKVVNPYRKIATSLPVWALCIANFVHMSGICFLADCLPWYIKDITGKNIKDVGFITAIPNTVSMVMVLFTGFLLQYWKNNSNIPPTQMSKIIMASGFIIEMFLFLAITLVSDFITIMLILIAMRFITPLNSLNIQLIVINIAPGHTGMIAGIAEFCSQLAAILTQTIIGFLTANRSMEEWNRCFILIAGICAFSTVIFTLFGSNEAQEWALAPSSNHKDDRYSPGSYIKTITE, encoded by the exons ATGGGAACTGTGACGAGCCTAACTGCATATGGAGCCCTATTAGCATGCACAAGCGGATTTGTGATATCCAAACTCGGTGCATCATTAAGCTGTGCTTTGTGCATGATGATGTGCGGTATCACTACTTTATTGTACACGATCACTTTGCACTATAACTTCTATTCGTTTGTGGCGTGTCGTTTAATAACAGGCATATTCGTG GGCCTCCATATTCCTATTCATCTGGAAATATTTTCTCGCTGGGTACCACAATGTGAAAGAGTAAGTCTGATGGCATTCATCTATAACGGGCTCTCCGTAGGCGTGATGGTCGTTCATCCTTTTTGTGGGTTGATAGCTTTCAAATGGGGATGGCCCATGATATTTTATACTACAG GTTCCATAAGTATAATAATGGCGTTCCTTCTTCTGACCTTGTTGAAAAATAGTCCATCTGAAGACAAgtccatttccaaaaaagaacTCGTATATATACTCAATGGattagaaatcaaaaactcTACAAAGAAG GTGGTTAATCCATACAGAAAAATTGCAACATCTTTACCAGTTTGGGCACTATGCATCGCTAACTTTGTTCACATGAGTGGAATATGTTTTTTAGCGGATTGTCTCCCTTGGTATATCAAAG atattACTGGAAAGAACATCAAAGATGTGGGGTTTATTACAGCTATTCCCAACACAGTCAGCATGGTCATGGTTTTATTCACTGGCTTCTTGCTTCagtattggaaaaataataGCAATATTCCACCCACTCAG ATGAGTAAAATAATAATGGCCTCCGGATTCATTATCgagatgtttttgtttttggctATTACACTGGTTTCAGATTTCATTACAATAATGTTGATTCTAATTGCTATGCGTTTCATTACGCCACTCAACAGTTTGAATATACa ATTGATCGTGATCAATATAGCTCCAGGTCATACAGGGATGATCGCTGGCATTGCTGAATTCTGTTCTCAACTAGCTGCGATACTAACTCAAACGATTATTGGTTTCTTGACTGCAAACCGA AGCATGGAAGAATGGAATCGCTGCTTTATCCTAATAGCTGGAATTTGTGCCTTCTCTACCGTTATATTTACTTTATTCGGATCCAACGAAGCTCAAGAGTGGGCTTTAGCACCATCATCCAATCATAAAGATGATCGTTATTCTCCCGGCTCGTACATAAAAACAATCACGGAGTGA
- the LOC135837198 gene encoding sialin-like isoform X1 encodes MNSRDATAKNDVPNPDYSYSSTTTTTTKNHETQSTSETDKFPLLFSKRLVIVTLLFVGNITAFLIKYNVNVAVIDMTFQKRVKLGNVTIIQQPEFRWNSKKMGTVTSLTAYGALLACTSGFVISKLGASLSCALCMMMCGITTLLYTITLHYNFYSFVACRLITGIFVGLHIPIHLEIFSRWVPQCERVSLMAFIYNGLSVGVMVVHPFCGLIAFKWGWPMIFYTTGSISIIMAFLLLTLLKNSPSEDKSISKKELVYILNGLEIKNSTKKVVNPYRKIATSLPVWALCIANFVHMSGICFLADCLPWYIKDITGKNIKDVGFITAIPNTVSMVMVLFTGFLLQYWKNNSNIPPTQMSKIIMASGFIIEMFLFLAITLVSDFITIMLILIAMRFITPLNSLNIQLIVINIAPGHTGMIAGIAEFCSQLAAILTQTIIGFLTANRSMEEWNRCFILIAGICAFSTVIFTLFGSNEAQEWALAPSSNHKDDRYSPGSYIKTITE; translated from the exons ATGAATTCGCGTGATGCCACAGCTAAAAATGATGTACCAAATCCGGACTATTCGTATTCCAGTACCACAACCACAACCaccaaaaatcatgaaacaCA GAGCACTTCAGAAACTGACAAATTTCCTCTGCTGTTCTCAAAAAGGTTAGTAATTGTTACGTTACTTTTTGTGGGGAACATTACCGCATTTCTAATAAAATATAACGTGAATGTCGCTGTGATCGATATGACCTTCCAGAAGCGAGTTAAACTTGGTAATGTGACAATAATACAA CAACCAGAATTTCGATGGAACTCCAAAAAAATGGGAACTGTGACGAGCCTAACTGCATATGGAGCCCTATTAGCATGCACAAGCGGATTTGTGATATCCAAACTCGGTGCATCATTAAGCTGTGCTTTGTGCATGATGATGTGCGGTATCACTACTTTATTGTACACGATCACTTTGCACTATAACTTCTATTCGTTTGTGGCGTGTCGTTTAATAACAGGCATATTCGTG GGCCTCCATATTCCTATTCATCTGGAAATATTTTCTCGCTGGGTACCACAATGTGAAAGAGTAAGTCTGATGGCATTCATCTATAACGGGCTCTCCGTAGGCGTGATGGTCGTTCATCCTTTTTGTGGGTTGATAGCTTTCAAATGGGGATGGCCCATGATATTTTATACTACAG GTTCCATAAGTATAATAATGGCGTTCCTTCTTCTGACCTTGTTGAAAAATAGTCCATCTGAAGACAAgtccatttccaaaaaagaacTCGTATATATACTCAATGGattagaaatcaaaaactcTACAAAGAAG GTGGTTAATCCATACAGAAAAATTGCAACATCTTTACCAGTTTGGGCACTATGCATCGCTAACTTTGTTCACATGAGTGGAATATGTTTTTTAGCGGATTGTCTCCCTTGGTATATCAAAG atattACTGGAAAGAACATCAAAGATGTGGGGTTTATTACAGCTATTCCCAACACAGTCAGCATGGTCATGGTTTTATTCACTGGCTTCTTGCTTCagtattggaaaaataataGCAATATTCCACCCACTCAG ATGAGTAAAATAATAATGGCCTCCGGATTCATTATCgagatgtttttgtttttggctATTACACTGGTTTCAGATTTCATTACAATAATGTTGATTCTAATTGCTATGCGTTTCATTACGCCACTCAACAGTTTGAATATACa ATTGATCGTGATCAATATAGCTCCAGGTCATACAGGGATGATCGCTGGCATTGCTGAATTCTGTTCTCAACTAGCTGCGATACTAACTCAAACGATTATTGGTTTCTTGACTGCAAACCGA AGCATGGAAGAATGGAATCGCTGCTTTATCCTAATAGCTGGAATTTGTGCCTTCTCTACCGTTATATTTACTTTATTCGGATCCAACGAAGCTCAAGAGTGGGCTTTAGCACCATCATCCAATCATAAAGATGATCGTTATTCTCCCGGCTCGTACATAAAAACAATCACGGAGTGA